One segment of Macaca fascicularis isolate 582-1 chromosome 4, T2T-MFA8v1.1 DNA contains the following:
- the PLN gene encoding phospholamban — protein MEKVQYLTRSAIRRASTIEMPQQARQNLQNLFINFCLILICLLLICIIVMLL, from the coding sequence ATGGAGAAAGTCCAATACCTCACTCGCTCAGCTATAAGAAGAGCCTCAACCATTGAAATGCCTCAACAAGCACGTCAAAATCTACAGAATCTATTTATCAATTTCTGTCTCATCTTAATATGTCTCTTGCTGATCTGTATCATCGTGATGCTTCTCTGA